One genomic segment of Streptomyces niveus includes these proteins:
- a CDS encoding UDP-N-acetylmuramoyl-tripeptide--D-alanyl-D-alanine ligase has product MITLSLAEIATIVGGQSHDIPDPDAHVTGPVVIDSRQVAAGSLFVAFAGENVDGHDYARRAVEAGATAVLAVRPVGVPAIVVEDVVQALGALARAVVERTGATTVALTGSSGKTSTKDLIAQLLRHKAPTVWPEGNLNNEIGLPLTALRAADDTRFLVLEMGARYIGDIRYLTGLVPPRIGLVLNVGTAHIGEFGGREQIAQAKGEMVESLPSAEDGGIAVLNADDPLVRAMASRTKARVVLFGESDEADVRAENVHIDGLGRPSFRLRTPTGCSELTLRLYGEHHVSNALAATAVAHELGMSVDEIALALSEAETLSRWRMEVTERADGVTIVNDAYNANPDSMRAALRALVAMGGAARETGGRTWAVLGPMAELGDEALAEHDAVGRLAVRLNVSKLVAVGGREASWLQLGAYNEGSWGEESVHVSDAQAAVDLLRSELRSGDVVLVKASRSAGLERVAQALLENAVEGEVSGR; this is encoded by the coding sequence GTGATCACCCTCTCCCTCGCCGAGATCGCCACCATCGTCGGCGGGCAGTCGCACGACATACCGGATCCGGACGCCCACGTCACCGGTCCCGTCGTCATCGACTCCCGCCAGGTCGCGGCCGGCAGTCTCTTCGTCGCCTTCGCCGGCGAGAACGTCGACGGCCACGACTACGCCCGCCGCGCCGTCGAGGCGGGCGCCACCGCCGTACTGGCCGTCCGGCCCGTCGGGGTCCCCGCCATCGTCGTCGAGGACGTCGTGCAGGCCCTCGGCGCCCTCGCACGCGCCGTCGTGGAGCGCACCGGCGCCACGACCGTCGCGCTCACCGGATCGTCGGGCAAGACCAGCACCAAGGACCTCATCGCCCAACTCCTGCGCCATAAGGCCCCCACCGTCTGGCCCGAAGGGAATCTCAACAACGAGATCGGACTCCCGCTCACCGCCCTGCGCGCCGCCGACGACACCCGCTTCCTCGTCCTGGAGATGGGGGCGCGCTACATCGGTGACATCCGCTACCTCACCGGCCTCGTCCCGCCGAGGATCGGCCTCGTGCTGAACGTCGGCACCGCCCACATCGGCGAGTTCGGCGGGCGCGAGCAGATCGCCCAGGCCAAGGGCGAGATGGTCGAGTCCCTGCCGTCCGCCGAGGACGGCGGCATCGCCGTCCTGAACGCCGACGACCCCCTCGTACGCGCCATGGCATCCCGCACCAAGGCGCGCGTCGTGCTGTTCGGAGAGTCCGACGAAGCAGACGTACGGGCAGAGAACGTGCACATCGACGGACTCGGCAGACCCTCCTTCCGCCTTCGAACACCCACCGGGTGCAGCGAGCTGACGCTGCGGCTGTACGGTGAGCACCACGTGTCGAACGCGCTCGCCGCGACCGCCGTCGCCCATGAGTTGGGCATGTCCGTCGACGAGATCGCCCTGGCGCTCTCCGAGGCGGAGACCCTCTCCCGCTGGCGTATGGAGGTCACCGAGCGCGCGGACGGCGTGACGATCGTCAACGACGCCTACAACGCGAACCCCGACTCCATGAGGGCAGCGCTCCGCGCGCTGGTCGCCATGGGCGGTGCCGCCAGGGAAACCGGCGGACGCACGTGGGCGGTGCTCGGCCCGATGGCCGAACTCGGTGACGAGGCGCTCGCCGAGCACGACGCGGTCGGACGGCTCGCCGTCCGGCTCAACGTCAGCAAGCTCGTCGCAGTCGGGGGCAGGGAAGCGTCCTGGCTGCAACTGGGCGCCTACAACGAGGGTTCGTGGGGTGAGGAGTCGGTGCACGTGTCCGACGCGCAGGCGGCGGTCGATCTGTTGCGCAGTGAACTGCGTTCGGGAGACGTCGTGCTGGTGAAGGCTTCGAGGTCGGCCGGACTGGAGCGGGTCGCCCAGGCACTGCTCGAGAACGCAGTCGAGGGCGAGGTCTCCGGCCGATGA
- the mraY gene encoding phospho-N-acetylmuramoyl-pentapeptide-transferase, with protein MRQILFAGAIGLFLTLIGTPLLIKLLARKGYGQFIRDDGPRSHGSKQGTPTMGGIAFILATLIAYALAKVITGEDPTFSGVLVLFLMAGMGLVGFLDDYIKIVKQRSLGLRAKAKMAGQLIVGIAFAVLSLQFADLRGNTPASTKLSFVTDFGWSIGPVLFVVWALFMILAMSNGVNLTDGLDGLATGASVMVFGAYTFIGLWQFQESCANALTLTNPEACFEVRDPLDLAVVASALMGSCFGFLWWNTSPAKIFMGDTGSLALGGALAGLAICSRTELLIALLGGLFALITMSVVIQVGSFRLTGKRVFRMAPLQHHFELKGWSEVLVVVRFWIIQGMCVIVGLGLFYAGWAADK; from the coding sequence ATGAGGCAGATCCTCTTCGCGGGAGCCATCGGGCTCTTCCTGACCCTGATCGGCACCCCGTTGCTGATCAAGCTGCTGGCCCGCAAGGGTTACGGCCAGTTCATCAGGGACGACGGCCCGCGCAGCCACGGCAGCAAGCAGGGCACGCCCACCATGGGTGGCATCGCCTTCATCCTGGCCACGCTGATCGCCTACGCCCTGGCGAAGGTGATCACCGGCGAGGACCCGACGTTCTCCGGTGTGCTGGTCCTCTTCCTGATGGCGGGGATGGGCCTGGTCGGCTTCCTGGACGACTACATCAAGATCGTCAAGCAGCGTTCGCTGGGTCTGCGGGCCAAGGCGAAGATGGCCGGACAGCTGATCGTCGGTATCGCCTTCGCGGTGCTCTCGCTCCAGTTCGCCGACCTCCGCGGCAACACCCCCGCGTCCACCAAGCTGTCGTTCGTGACGGACTTCGGCTGGTCCATCGGACCGGTGCTGTTCGTGGTCTGGGCGCTGTTCATGATTCTCGCGATGTCCAACGGCGTGAATCTGACGGACGGTCTGGACGGACTGGCCACCGGCGCCTCGGTGATGGTCTTCGGCGCCTACACGTTCATCGGCCTCTGGCAGTTCCAGGAGTCCTGCGCCAACGCGCTGACCCTCACCAACCCCGAGGCATGTTTCGAGGTACGAGATCCGCTCGACCTCGCCGTCGTCGCCTCCGCCCTCATGGGCTCCTGCTTCGGCTTCCTGTGGTGGAACACCTCACCCGCCAAGATCTTCATGGGCGACACCGGCTCCCTGGCGCTCGGCGGCGCCCTCGCGGGCCTCGCCATCTGCTCCCGTACCGAACTCCTGATCGCCCTGCTCGGCGGCCTCTTCGCCCTCATCACCATGTCCGTGGTGATCCAGGTCGGTTCGTTCCGGCTGACCGGCAAGCGCGTCTTCCGGATGGCCCCGCTCCAGCACCACTTCGAACTCAAGGGGTGGTCCGAAGTCCTTGTCGTGGTCCGCTTCTGGATCATCCAGGGCATGTGTGTGATCGTCGGACTGGGGCTCTTCTACGCGGGCTGGGCGGCCGACAAGTGA